The window TGTTTCACGTGAAACACTTCGCTAAAAAGCCTCTATATCAATCTATAGAGGCTTTTTAAGTGTTGCATTTTATTGTATTTTACAGCGAATTGAGTATTGGTTTTTTGGAGGGAGTTCCTGCTTTTCTTGGGTAAGTCTTTTGAGTGGCATTTGTTTTTCGAAATACTAATAATTGATGATTTAAATCTGTAAAAGGGACCTTTACTTCCAAGCTATCTTCTAATCGAACAGAAAAAACCTGCATAGCCTTTTTAGCCTCTTCTATTTCTTCTTTCCATTGAGGTCCTTTTTGACAAAAGAACCATCCATCTACTTTCAAAAATGGAATGGTATATTCCAATAGCACCGGCAAGGAAGCTACTGCCCTTGAAACAACCGCATCAAAATTTTCACGATAAGGTTTTTGCCTGGCCCCTTCTTCTGCTCTAGCATGAACTAATTCTAAGGAGGTGAGGCCCAATGTTTCCTTCACTTTTTCCAAAAAAACCAATCTTTTATTTAAAGAATCCATTAAGACAAAAGACTGTTCTGGAAATAAAATTTTTAGAGGAATTCCAGGAAAACCAGCTCCTGTCCCTAAGTCTAAAATATGGTGGCATTCTCCATAGGATGGATAAAGGGAACAGGTGGCCGAATCAAGAAAATGATGAGTAAGAATTTCATCCGCATCTTTGATTGCTGTCAGATTCATCTTTTGATTCCATTCCTGTAAAAGCTCTAAGTAATCTCTAAACTGATGGAGTTGGTGATCCTTTAAGGAAAACCCAATTTCTTCCATACCTTCTTTCATTCTTTTTTTCTGGTGCTCATTCATTCTCTTTATCTCACCTCCAGTTTGAAATTTTTATAATGATTTCATTCTTCTCTGTTGTTCTAAAAAGACTAATAAGACTTGTATATCTGCCGGTGATACGCCGGTAATGCGGGAAGCCTGTCCTAAGGAGGTGGGTTTAATGGTAGACAATTTTTCCTGTGCTTCCAACCTTAATCCTTTTATGGAGCCATAATCCAGTTCCGGAGATAGTGGCCTTTGTTCCATTTTCTTAAACTGTTCCACATGCTTCATTTGTTTATCTATATACCCTTGATATTTAATCTGTACTTCGCATTGATGTGCCACTTCTCTTTTGATATCAGAAGGACGCTCTCTATCAATCTCTTTTAAGGCTTCATAACTTATCTCTGGTCTTTTGATAGCATCTTTAAGAGAAATCCCTACCTTTATTTCTGCACTTTTATGTTTTCTTAAAAAAGCGTTGATCTGATCTGGCGGAATCACTGTTTTTTCCAGGCGTTTCATTTCTTTTTTTACTTGTTCTTTCTTTTGAAGGTATCGCTCATACCTTTCTTCTGTGGCTAATCCTATTTGGTAAGCTTTTTCTGTTAACCTTTCATCAGCATTATCCTGCCTTAGGACTAATCGATATTCTGCACGGGAAGTCATCATCCGATAAGGTTCGTTGGTTCCTTTTGTCACCAGATCATCAATCAGTACGCCTATATAAGCCTCTGACCGATCTAGGACAAAGGCTTCTTCTCCACGAATCTTCATCACGGCGTTAATGCCAGCAATCAATCCTTGTGCAGCGGCTTCTTCATATCCGGAAGAACCATTAAACTGTCCTGCGCAGAACAAATTCTGAATATCTTTCATTTCCAAAGACAGATGCAGTTGGGTAGGATCAATACAGTCATATTCAATGGCATAACCAGGTCTCATCATTTTAACATTTTCTAAACCGATCATTGTCCGATACATTTGAAGCTGTACTTCTTCCGGAAGAGACGTACTCATTCCCTGAACATACATTTCACAGGTATCTCTTCCTTCTGGTTCCAGAAAAAATTGATGGGTCGGTTTTTCATTAAATTTAATAATTTTATCTTCAATAGAAGGACAATAACGAACTCCAGTGCTATGAATATCTCCCCGATACATGGCTGAGCGATGAAGGTTTGCCTCAATCACAGCTTTTGTTTCTTCTGTGGTTCGACTTAACCAACAAGGAATTTGCTGGATATCTATGTTTTC of the Tindallia californiensis genome contains:
- the mnmG gene encoding tRNA uridine-5-carboxymethylaminomethyl(34) synthesis enzyme MnmG; its protein translation is MKFDAGNYDVIVVGAGHAGCEAALAPARMGYKTLLLTISLDAIAMLACNPSIGGTGKGHLVREVDALGGQMGLTTDEVFIQSKMLNTAKGPAVHSLRAQADKNQYHQSMKKTIENQENLELVQAEVVDLVIEDQKTKGVVARSGAIYRSQVVILATGVYLQSKIFIGEINYASGPSGMFPAQYLSEKLESYGIKLRRFKTGTPARVDGKTVDYSKMKREDGDQEIVPFSFLNENIDIQQIPCWLSRTTEETKAVIEANLHRSAMYRGDIHSTGVRYCPSIEDKIIKFNEKPTHQFFLEPEGRDTCEMYVQGMSTSLPEEVQLQMYRTMIGLENVKMMRPGYAIEYDCIDPTQLHLSLEMKDIQNLFCAGQFNGSSGYEEAAAQGLIAGINAVMKIRGEEAFVLDRSEAYIGVLIDDLVTKGTNEPYRMMTSRAEYRLVLRQDNADERLTEKAYQIGLATEERYERYLQKKEQVKKEMKRLEKTVIPPDQINAFLRKHKSAEIKVGISLKDAIKRPEISYEALKEIDRERPSDIKREVAHQCEVQIKYQGYIDKQMKHVEQFKKMEQRPLSPELDYGSIKGLRLEAQEKLSTIKPTSLGQASRITGVSPADIQVLLVFLEQQRRMKSL
- the rsmG gene encoding 16S rRNA (guanine(527)-N(7))-methyltransferase RsmG, whose product is MNEHQKKRMKEGMEEIGFSLKDHQLHQFRDYLELLQEWNQKMNLTAIKDADEILTHHFLDSATCSLYPSYGECHHILDLGTGAGFPGIPLKILFPEQSFVLMDSLNKRLVFLEKVKETLGLTSLELVHARAEEGARQKPYRENFDAVVSRAVASLPVLLEYTIPFLKVDGWFFCQKGPQWKEEIEEAKKAMQVFSVRLEDSLEVKVPFTDLNHQLLVFRKTNATQKTYPRKAGTPSKKPILNSL